In Diabrotica undecimpunctata isolate CICGRU chromosome 4, icDiaUnde3, whole genome shotgun sequence, a single genomic region encodes these proteins:
- the LOC140438626 gene encoding uncharacterized protein: protein MAVPKPPNVIVQFFFGRISKPIFSCFYSCLKFDLLAGKKMPKTSKKHKQWDPDRMIRAIRAVRGKEMGYLKASKLFAVPKSTLEDYVKQENKTPEQLVAVKIGRRPVLSAEMEADLVSYCLEMDRRFYGIGTADIKRLAYQIALRNGLRHPFAHAESAGKKWLRGFMRRNAVLSLRKPQGISKARIKGFTPENVSRFYDLLETSMEKVNFNPARVYNVDESGITTVQSKNTRVITLKGKKQVGSVTATERGALVTVVFCMNAAGGFVPPLFVFPRKNMKVELLDGSPPGSIAACHPSGWIQQHIFSQWLQHFVAHVKPSREDPVLLILDGHYSHTRNIDVIEAGRANFVTILCIPPHSSHKLQPLDLSFMSPFKTYYSQQIEMWLRQNPGRTINSYQICKLMCPAYLKSATAEISANGFRKSGIYPFNKNNFSDHDFIMERQRERTPPPINQNHGEVLPTRGQSRPEPQSIIERTPPKHNLTNKSSNGNATETTATMIRAEDISPLPSCSYTSQTNKQKNPRKGSSWIITSTPYKDELERSVAEQERKKSLKEKKPKISNELNQVNRKKTPRQKKQKKKIESSSSDTSHPGDDLILDVDSDMDVDDEDGDTECMFCDSLYSEDTHGEKWIRCIKCFKWCHEMCANADKKKTYICDFCQDV from the exons ATGGCAGTGCCGAAACCACCAAACGTTATTGTGCAGTTTTTTTTCGGTCGTATTTCAAAGCCTATTTTTTCGTGTTTTTATTCCTGTTTGAAGTTTGATCTTTTGGCAGGG aagaaaatgccaaaaacaagtaaaaaacataaacaatGGGATCCAGACCGAATGATACGTGCTATCCGTGCCGTCAGGGGAAAGGAAATGGGGTATCTTAAAGCCTCGAAGTTATTTGCTGTTCCGAAATCAACTCTGGAAGATTATGTTAAGCAAGAAAATAAAACTCCGGAGCAGTTGGTTGCTGTTAAAATTGGAAGAAGACCAGTACTTTCTGCAGAAATGGAAGCAGATTTAGTCTCGTATTGCCTAGAAATGGACCGGCGATTTTACGGAATTGGGACCGCTGATATCAAGAGACTTGCATATCAAATAGCTTTACGAAATGGTCTTCGTCATCCATTTGCCCATGCCGAATCTGCCGGTAAAAAATGGTTAAGGGGATTTATGAGGCGAAACGCAGTTTTGTCCCTTAGAAAACCACAAGGAATCTCGAAAGCCCGAATTAAGGGATTTACCCCAGAAAATGTCAGCAGATTCTATGATCTTTTAGAAACGTCAATGGAAAAAGTTAACTTCAACCCCGCAAGAGTTTATAACGTTGATGAAAGCGGCATAACAACGGTTCAGTCCAAGAATACTCGTGTTAtaacattaaaaggaaaaaaacaggTTGGATCTGTTACCGCGACTGAAAGAGGCGCATTAGTTACTGTTGTATTTTGTATGAATGCTGCTGGTGGGTTTGTCCCTCCATTATTCGTGTTTCCAAGAAAGAACATGAAAGTGGAATTATTAGATGGATCGCCGCCTGGCTCTATTGCAGCTTGCCATCCATCAGGTTGGATTCAGCAGCACATTTTTTCCCAATGGCTACAGCATTTCGTAGCTCACGTGAAACCATCCCGTGAAGACCCAGTGCTGCTTATTCTTGATGGTCACTACAGCCACACAAGAAATATAGATGTGATAGAAGCAGGACGTGcaaatttcgttacaattttgtGTATCCCGCCGCACAGTTCACACAAACTACAACCTCTAGATTTGTCTTTTATGTCACcatttaaaacatattattcGCAACAAATTGAGATGTGGTTAAGGCAAAATCCTGGACGCACCATAAACTCGTATCAAATTTGTAAGCTTATGTGCCCGGCATATTTGAAAAGTGCTACTGCAGAAATTTCCGCGAATGGTTTTCGCAAATCTGGAATAtatccttttaataaaaataacttttctgATCACGATTTTATAATGGAGAGACAAAGAGAAAGAACACCACCACCCATAAATCAAAATCATGGGGAAGTATTACCAAcaagaggtcagtcaagaccagaaCCACAAAGCATTATCGAAAGAACACCTCCAAAAcataacttaacaaataaatCATCCAATGGAAATGCAACTGAAACTACGGCAACTATGATAAGAGCTGAGGATATTAGTCCACTGCCTTCTTGCAGTTATacctcacaaacaaacaaacaaaaaaatcctcGAAAAGGTTCTAGTTGGATAATAACTAGTACACCTTATAAAGATGAACTTGAACGAAGTGTAGCcgaacaagaaagaaaaaagtctttgaaagaaaagaaaccaaaaataAGCAACGAATTAAATCAAGTCAACAGAAAAAAAACTCCAcgccaaaaaaagcaaaagaaaaaaattgaatcgagtaGTAGTGACACTTCACATCCTGGTGATGACCTTATTTTGGATGTTGATTCTGATATGGATGTAGACGATGAAGATGGAGACACAGAATGTATGTTTTGTGACAGTTTATATTCCGAAGATACACACGGTGAGAAGTGGATAAGGTGTATAAAGTGCTTCAAGTGGTGTCATGAGATGTGCGCCAATGCTGATAAGAAGAAAACCTATATTTGTGACTTTTGTCAAGATGTGTAA